The sequence ACCCAAAAAGGTCTGTCTGTTGATAGAAGATTGGTTTTAAGATCGTACCCATACATCGTTCTCCTAACCTTTTTAACGTTGGAAAGAGCATCCATCTATGTGACGACTTGACTTTTTTTAACATAGAAGAATGACATCGTGACACCGTCTTCGGGGGCCGGCATGACAAAAGGGTGAGGCTCCGTAAGGATAATTCTGGCTTTTATATTTAATAATCAAGGAGATAAGAATGAAACGAATAAGAAATCCGCGGGGGTGGTTTTGGATTGTTTTATTGATCGGTGTTCTCTGGCTTTGCCCAGAGGCGGTGCCGGCGGTGGTCAGTACGTCCGGGACGGGCCAACAGATCGCCGTAGAGGTGACAGCCTACAATGAGGACCTGGGGCTGATCAAGGAGCGACGACGAATCCAGTTGCCGCAGGGGACGACGGAATTGCGCTTCATGGACGTGGCCGGGAAAATCAACCCCGCCACGGTTCATATGCAGTCGCTCACGGACCCAAAGGCGTTGTTGGTTCTGGAGCAGAATTACGAATACGACCTTTTGAGTCCGGCGCGTCTTTTGGACAAGTATGTGGGTCAAGAGGTCAAGCTCTATTCGAAGAATCCCTACACCGAGCGTGAAGAGACCGTCACGGCGAAGGTGCTGTCCAACAACGAAGGCAATCCCGTCTTCCAGATCGGGAACGAAGTGACCTTCGGTCATCCCGGCCGGGTGATCTTCCCCCAGGTACCGGACAACCTCATCGCCCAGCCGACCCTCGTGTGGCTTCTGAGAAACGAGATGGCGAAAACCCAGGACATCGAGGTCGCCTATCTGACGGGCGGTATCGGCTGGCGGGCCGATTATGTCCTGGTGCTGGATGAGAAAGACCGGGTGGGGGGGCTTTCGGGCTGGGTGACCCTAAATAACCAGAGCGGCGCGGCCTACCCCAACGCGAAACTGAAGCTCGTGGCCGGTGACGTGAACCGGGTCCGGGAAGAACTGGCGGGCAGGGGGGATGCCGTTTACAAGGCCCGGATGATGGAAGCGGCGGCGCCCCAGTTCCGGGAGCAGGCTTTTTTCGAATACCATATCTATACTCTGGAACGGCCGACGACGCTGAAGGACAACTCCACCAAACAGATCAGTCTGCTCAATACCCCCGCCGTAAAGGTCGGAAAGGAATACCGTCTCTACGGCGAGGATCATTATTACCGCGGTCCTTACGGGAACCCGGAGCAGAAGAAAAAGGTCAGCGTTTTCATCGAATTCGAGAACGCGAAGCAGAACGGCATGGGCATGCCCCTCCCGAAGGGGATCATCCGGGTGTACAAGCACGACGCGGACAGGAGCCTCCAGTTCACGGGAGAGGACACCATCGACCACACACCGAAGGACGAGAAGGTCAAGATCAAACTCGGCGAGGCCTTTGACGTGACGGCGACGCGCAAGCAGACGGACTGGAAGAAGATCGCCTCCGACACCTACGAGGCGGCGTTTGAGATCGCCCTGCGGAACCACAAGGCGGAAGACATCGCCATCCGGATCATCGAACCCGTACCCGGCGACTGGCAGCTCCTCAGCGCCTCCCACAAAGCGGTGAAAGCGGGTTCGTCCCAGCTCGAGATGAATGTACCGGTTCAGAAGGACGGCGAGACCGTCGCGGCCTATCGCATCCGGTTCCGGATGTAAGGCCCAAACTTGCGTGATACTTCTTTGACGAAAGGATGATTTCGCAATCCCACAGGACAGACTCATACCACGGGCTGAGGCCCTTCGTTAAGAATCCATCGTGTCATGGGTGGCACCATTGTCCACCCGTTGACGCCTCGCTTCATTCGTGAGAAGATGGGTGGGCGTAAATTTGGCAACGGATATCATGTAAAACGCAAAGGCTATGACGGGTGTTCTTGAGAAAGCGTTGTCCCTGGGAACTCTTTAACTCACACTGGGAGAAAGGAGGAAGGCATGAAAGAAATGATCGAAAAGAAAGGATGGAGTCCCTATCTTGCCGGCGCCCTGACGGGCCTACTTATTGTTTTTTCTGTCTGGTTTACAGGAAAATACGTCGGCGCCTCCACCACATTTGTAAGGTCGGCGGGCTTTATCGAACGGGTCTTTGACGCGGAGCGGGTCGCACAACTTCCGTACTTCATCAAAGAAGCGCCAAAAGTCGATTGGCAGTTCATGTTTGTCATCGGCA is a genomic window of Deltaproteobacteria bacterium containing:
- a CDS encoding DUF4139 domain-containing protein codes for the protein MKRIRNPRGWFWIVLLIGVLWLCPEAVPAVVSTSGTGQQIAVEVTAYNEDLGLIKERRRIQLPQGTTELRFMDVAGKINPATVHMQSLTDPKALLVLEQNYEYDLLSPARLLDKYVGQEVKLYSKNPYTEREETVTAKVLSNNEGNPVFQIGNEVTFGHPGRVIFPQVPDNLIAQPTLVWLLRNEMAKTQDIEVAYLTGGIGWRADYVLVLDEKDRVGGLSGWVTLNNQSGAAYPNAKLKLVAGDVNRVREELAGRGDAVYKARMMEAAAPQFREQAFFEYHIYTLERPTTLKDNSTKQISLLNTPAVKVGKEYRLYGEDHYYRGPYGNPEQKKKVSVFIEFENAKQNGMGMPLPKGIIRVYKHDADRSLQFTGEDTIDHTPKDEKVKIKLGEAFDVTATRKQTDWKKIASDTYEAAFEIALRNHKAEDIAIRIIEPVPGDWQLLSASHKAVKAGSSQLEMNVPVQKDGETVAAYRIRFRM